The following are encoded together in the Streptomyces sp. NBC_00358 genome:
- a CDS encoding BlaI/MecI/CopY family transcriptional regulator, translated as MAGTGPHGRAERRSAGELESEVLAALWATDDAMTPAEIQAEIDGPLAYNTVHTILKRLYDKGLVLRDVDGRRGAYRPAKNAAELTAEAMHEALDRGPDPIAALQQFVTGLSRQEEAALRDLLGGNGP; from the coding sequence ATGGCTGGTACAGGCCCCCACGGAAGGGCGGAGCGGCGCAGCGCGGGCGAGCTGGAGAGTGAAGTCCTCGCCGCCCTGTGGGCCACCGACGACGCGATGACACCCGCCGAGATCCAGGCCGAGATCGACGGCCCACTCGCCTACAACACCGTGCACACCATCCTCAAACGCCTGTACGACAAGGGTCTCGTGCTCCGTGACGTTGACGGCCGGCGTGGCGCGTACCGGCCCGCCAAGAACGCGGCCGAGCTGACCGCCGAGGCCATGCACGAGGCGCTCGACCGAGGACCCGACCCGATCGCGGCCCTTCAGCAGTTCGTCACCGGGCTCAGCCGCCAGGAGGAGGCAGCCCTGCGCGACCTCCTCGGAGGCAACGGGCCATGA
- a CDS encoding M48 family metalloprotease — MRVDVYVPLVLALLLTVIAPQVGRRVSPGLAARALTAAAVLTAAASTWALLLLGATLIDQAPAVIAEAGEEGRALPEPVPETIAVLATAGLAVITHRVLRVVRAHIRTRRVLLRLCEGHPPDSELVVAASPTPHAFAIPGKPGRILVTAAMFGALDPAERRVLLAHERAHLTHRHAALSTAVTLAAAANPLLAPVRDTVAFLLERWADEEAASAVGDRRTTARALARAALVSQRARPGCALHFSEHAVTRRIAALQTAPPPVVRSVGAAVLALGALPALGAADATGDLLRLLGQTLPWV, encoded by the coding sequence ATGAGGGTCGACGTCTACGTTCCACTGGTCCTGGCGCTGCTCCTGACCGTGATCGCCCCGCAGGTCGGCAGGCGGGTGTCGCCGGGGCTCGCGGCCCGCGCCCTCACCGCGGCGGCCGTGCTCACGGCGGCCGCCTCCACCTGGGCACTCCTGCTCCTCGGAGCCACTCTGATCGACCAGGCGCCCGCGGTGATCGCCGAGGCCGGCGAAGAGGGCCGGGCGCTGCCCGAGCCCGTCCCGGAAACGATCGCCGTGCTGGCGACGGCCGGCCTCGCGGTGATCACCCACCGGGTCCTGCGGGTCGTACGGGCACACATCAGGACCCGCCGCGTCCTGCTCAGGCTCTGCGAGGGGCACCCGCCGGACAGCGAGCTGGTCGTCGCCGCCTCGCCGACCCCGCACGCCTTCGCCATCCCCGGCAAGCCGGGCCGGATCCTGGTCACCGCCGCGATGTTCGGCGCGCTGGATCCCGCCGAACGCCGGGTCCTGCTCGCCCACGAGCGCGCCCATCTCACCCACCGGCACGCGGCGTTGTCGACCGCGGTCACCCTGGCCGCGGCGGCGAACCCGCTGCTCGCGCCCGTCCGCGACACGGTCGCCTTCCTGCTGGAGCGCTGGGCCGACGAGGAGGCCGCGAGCGCCGTCGGGGACCGTCGCACGACGGCCCGCGCCCTGGCGCGTGCCGCCCTCGTCTCGCAGCGCGCCCGCCCGGGCTGCGCCCTGCACTTCTCCGAGCACGCCGTCACCCGCCGGATCGCGGCGCTGCAGACCGCTCCCCCGCCGGTCGTCCGGTCCGTCGGCGCGGCCGTTCTCGCGCTCGGCGCCCTGCCCGCGCTGGGCGCGGCCGACGCCACGGGCGATCTGCTGCGGCTGCTGGGTCAGACACTGCCCTGGGTGTAG
- a CDS encoding endonuclease/exonuclease/phosphatase family protein: MTSSETADPGSARSGRVRFATFNVLHGRPVQDGRPLPVPAADGPETPLVRAVASLDADVLALQELDRLQERSGGVDQAAAAAAGSGARYWRYASAFHGTATPGGGWVPAPSEPGLRVYGPREADAGAGAPSHGVALLSRLPVRRWSALRLAPAPLPMPLRTPGRPGLTLSWDQPRAVLAAVLEGPRGPFTVVALHLSFVPGWNIRQLRTVRAWIAGLPRPRVLLGDFNLPGAVPRAVLGPAGPGGGSGLPRTGRANPLAPPHGWRDLARTPTYPAHRPLVQLDHVLADGIGAGSVRGVQAPSTPISDHRALVVELPL, translated from the coding sequence ATGACATCTTCCGAGACGGCTGATCCCGGCTCCGCGCGCTCCGGGCGGGTGCGGTTCGCGACGTTCAACGTGCTGCACGGCCGGCCCGTGCAGGACGGCAGACCCCTTCCCGTACCTGCCGCGGACGGGCCCGAGACGCCGCTCGTCCGGGCTGTGGCGTCGCTGGACGCCGACGTGCTGGCGCTCCAGGAGCTGGACCGGTTGCAGGAACGTTCGGGCGGGGTGGACCAGGCGGCGGCCGCCGCGGCGGGGTCCGGGGCACGGTACTGGCGCTACGCGTCCGCGTTCCACGGCACCGCGACGCCGGGCGGCGGCTGGGTTCCGGCACCGTCCGAACCGGGGCTGCGGGTCTACGGCCCGCGCGAGGCGGACGCGGGCGCCGGGGCCCCCTCGCACGGCGTCGCCCTGCTGTCCCGGCTGCCCGTACGGCGCTGGAGTGCGCTGCGGCTGGCCCCGGCACCGCTGCCCATGCCGCTGCGGACTCCCGGCCGGCCTGGACTCACGCTGTCCTGGGACCAGCCGCGGGCCGTACTGGCCGCCGTCCTGGAAGGACCTCGCGGGCCGTTCACCGTGGTGGCGCTGCACCTGTCCTTCGTGCCCGGCTGGAACATCCGCCAGTTGCGCACCGTCCGCGCCTGGATCGCCGGCCTGCCCCGGCCCCGGGTGCTCCTCGGCGACTTCAACCTGCCCGGCGCCGTTCCCCGGGCGGTTCTCGGCCCGGCCGGACCGGGCGGCGGCAGCGGGCTCCCGCGCACCGGGCGGGCGAACCCCCTTGCGCCGCCGCACGGCTGGCGGGATCTGGCCCGCACGCCCACCTATCCCGCGCACCGCCCCCTCGTCCAGTTGGACCACGTCCTGGCCGACGGAATCGGGGCGGGCTCGGTCCGCGGGGTGCAGGCACCGAGCACCCCGATCTCGGATCACCGGGCACTGGTGGTCGAACTCCCGCTGTGA
- a CDS encoding O-acetyl-ADP-ribose deacetylase has translation MTTITLVQGDITRQSVDAVVNAANSSLLGGGGVDGAIHRRGGPAVLAECRELRAGHYGKGLPTGRAVATTAGDLDARWVIHTVGPRYARAEDRSELLASCYRESLRVADELGARTVAFPAVSAGIYGWPMDDAARIAVETVRATRTDVEEIRFVLFDEQAYDAFAGQLR, from the coding sequence ATGACCACGATCACGCTGGTGCAGGGCGACATCACCCGGCAGAGCGTCGACGCCGTCGTCAACGCGGCGAACTCCTCGCTGCTCGGCGGCGGAGGCGTCGACGGGGCCATCCACCGCCGCGGCGGCCCGGCCGTCCTCGCCGAGTGCCGCGAGCTGCGCGCCGGCCACTACGGCAAGGGGCTGCCGACCGGCCGGGCGGTCGCCACGACCGCGGGCGACCTCGACGCCCGCTGGGTGATCCACACCGTCGGCCCGCGCTACGCGCGGGCCGAGGACCGGTCGGAGCTGCTGGCCTCCTGCTACCGGGAGTCGCTGCGGGTCGCCGACGAGCTCGGCGCCCGTACGGTCGCCTTCCCCGCCGTCTCCGCGGGAATCTACGGCTGGCCGATGGACGACGCCGCCCGCATCGCGGTGGAGACCGTCCGGGCCACGAGGACCGACGTCGAGGAGATCCGTTTCGTGCTCTTCGACGAACAGGCCTACGACGCGTTCGCCGGGCAGCTTCGCTGA